The following coding sequences lie in one Oceanicola sp. 502str15 genomic window:
- a CDS encoding TRAP transporter substrate-binding protein, which translates to MDRRMILGALGGAAIAALGATSAVAQEVTLRMHQFLPAQANVPKLVLDKWAADVMEQSGGRIKVEHYPSMQLGGKPPELMDQAIDGSADVVWTVVGYTPGRYPRTEVFELPFMVTTAKAASRAYWEMFEEHMKDTEFKDVHILGTWVHGPGMFHTQQPIEVPSDLEGMKIRGGSRTVNILLERLGATPVGLPVPAVSEALSKGVIDGTTIPWEVTAALKVAELVPNHTEFKDVSLYTLTFVLAMNKDKYESLPDDLKKVIDDNSGLEFSMFAGDTMEASDAPSRQIAVDLGNNIITLDEEATAEWRELAEPIYQEWVADMDAKGIDGQALIDEARAKIAEYTE; encoded by the coding sequence ATGGATCGCAGAATGATACTCGGCGCTTTGGGCGGCGCGGCCATAGCGGCCCTTGGTGCGACAAGCGCAGTTGCTCAAGAGGTCACGCTCCGGATGCACCAGTTCCTGCCGGCGCAGGCCAATGTGCCCAAGCTGGTGCTCGACAAGTGGGCCGCCGACGTGATGGAGCAGTCCGGGGGGCGCATCAAGGTGGAGCACTACCCCTCCATGCAGCTTGGCGGCAAGCCGCCCGAACTGATGGATCAGGCGATTGACGGCTCTGCCGATGTTGTCTGGACGGTGGTGGGCTACACCCCCGGCCGGTATCCCCGCACCGAGGTCTTCGAGCTTCCGTTTATGGTGACAACCGCCAAGGCCGCCAGCCGGGCCTATTGGGAGATGTTCGAAGAGCACATGAAGGACACCGAGTTCAAGGATGTCCATATCCTCGGCACATGGGTCCACGGCCCCGGCATGTTCCACACCCAACAGCCTATCGAAGTGCCTTCGGACCTTGAGGGCATGAAGATTCGGGGCGGCTCGCGGACGGTCAACATCCTTCTCGAGCGCCTGGGTGCAACCCCGGTCGGCCTTCCGGTTCCCGCCGTGTCGGAAGCCCTCTCCAAGGGTGTGATCGACGGCACCACCATTCCTTGGGAGGTGACGGCGGCCCTGAAGGTTGCGGAGCTGGTCCCGAACCACACCGAGTTCAAGGATGTGTCGCTCTATACGCTCACCTTCGTTCTGGCGATGAACAAGGACAAGTACGAGAGCCTGCCCGATGACCTCAAGAAGGTCATCGACGACAACTCCGGCCTGGAGTTCTCGATGTTTGCGGGTGACACGATGGAAGCCTCCGACGCTCCCTCGCGCCAGATCGCGGTGGACCTCGGCAACAACATCATCACGCTGGACGAGGAGGCAACCGCCGAATGGCGCGAGCTTGCCGAGCCGATCTACCAGGAGTGGGTTGCGGACATGGACGCCAAGGGCATCGACGGCCAGGCGCTGATCGACGAGGCCCGGGCCAAGATCGCCGAATACACCGAGTGA
- a CDS encoding TRAP transporter substrate-binding protein, with protein MKTRRTFLNIAGAAALATAGFSAQAQAQETLNLHQMLPPQAAVPSQILEPWMAKVAEESNGTLTIKHFPSMQLGGTPPELMDQAKDGVADLVWTVIGYTPGRFPRTEVFELPFIATNAEATSMAFWDMFEEHMKDTEFKDLHIIGTWVHGPGLIHSKDPVEVPEDLQGMKIRGGSRLVTNLVEKLGATAVGMPVPAVSEALSKGVIDGTTIPWEVTTAVKSSELVHNHTQFTGNSLYVLGFVLAMNKDKYESLPDEAKAALDANSGAEFSAWAGKMMDELDAPGRKIAEDLGNNIITIDAEGTEEWKELAEPIYAEWVADMESKGIDGQALIDEARAKIAEYTK; from the coding sequence ATGAAAACACGCCGCACTTTTCTCAATATTGCAGGGGCCGCAGCCCTCGCCACCGCTGGGTTCAGCGCACAGGCGCAGGCTCAGGAAACCCTGAATCTGCACCAGATGCTGCCGCCGCAGGCCGCCGTGCCTTCGCAGATCCTGGAGCCGTGGATGGCAAAGGTTGCCGAAGAATCGAATGGCACCCTGACCATCAAGCACTTTCCTTCGATGCAGCTTGGCGGCACCCCGCCCGAGCTGATGGACCAGGCCAAAGACGGCGTGGCCGACCTTGTCTGGACGGTGATCGGCTACACTCCCGGGCGCTTCCCCCGGACCGAAGTGTTTGAGCTGCCCTTCATTGCAACGAACGCCGAAGCCACCTCGATGGCCTTCTGGGACATGTTCGAAGAGCACATGAAGGACACCGAGTTCAAGGATCTCCATATCATCGGCACCTGGGTTCACGGTCCCGGCCTGATCCACTCCAAGGATCCGGTTGAAGTGCCCGAAGACCTTCAGGGCATGAAGATCCGCGGCGGCTCGCGGCTGGTCACGAACCTCGTCGAGAAGCTCGGTGCAACCGCCGTCGGCATGCCCGTGCCGGCCGTGTCGGAAGCGCTTTCGAAAGGCGTGATCGACGGCACCACCATCCCGTGGGAAGTGACCACCGCCGTCAAATCCTCGGAGCTGGTGCACAACCACACCCAGTTCACTGGCAACTCGCTCTACGTGCTCGGGTTCGTGCTCGCCATGAACAAGGACAAGTACGAGAGCCTGCCGGATGAGGCCAAGGCCGCGCTCGATGCCAACTCCGGCGCCGAGTTCTCGGCTTGGGCTGGCAAGATGATGGACGAGCTTGACGCGCCGGGTCGCAAGATTGCCGAAGACCTCGGCAACAACATCATCACCATCGATGCCGAGGGCACCGAAGAGTGGAAAGAGCTCGCCGAGCCGATCTACGCCGAGTGGGTGGCCGACATGGAAAGCAAAGGCATCGACGGCCAGGCGCTGATCGACGAGGCCCGCGCCAAGATTGCCGAATACACCAAGTAA
- a CDS encoding YeeE/YedE family protein, whose amino-acid sequence METEFTPYLSLGGGLLIGLAAVMLMATLGRIFGATGILAGFILPQGSSEFTWRAALLAGMVSGPALYLGLTGNWPEIEVPVSTPLLALGGLIVGVGVTYGAGCTSGHGVCGMARLSPRSIVATLTFMAGTAATVFVLRHVIGV is encoded by the coding sequence ATGGAAACCGAGTTCACCCCGTACCTGTCGCTCGGCGGCGGCCTTCTGATCGGCCTCGCCGCGGTGATGCTCATGGCAACGCTTGGCCGCATATTCGGGGCCACCGGCATTCTTGCGGGATTCATCCTGCCGCAAGGGTCTTCCGAGTTCACCTGGCGCGCCGCACTTCTGGCCGGCATGGTCTCGGGTCCGGCGCTTTACCTCGGGCTCACGGGCAATTGGCCTGAAATCGAAGTGCCTGTTTCCACACCACTGCTCGCCCTCGGGGGCCTGATCGTCGGCGTCGGCGTGACCTATGGCGCGGGCTGCACCTCGGGTCACGGAGTCTGCGGCATGGCAAGGCTCTCGCCGCGCTCGATCGTCGCCACCCTCACCTTCATGGCGGGCACCGCGGCGACCGTCTTCGTGTTGCGCCACGTGATTGGAGTGTAG
- a CDS encoding xanthine dehydrogenase family protein molybdopterin-binding subunit encodes MPKDGGIGASTKRREDVRFLTGKGNYTDDINIHGQTYVYFLRSDVAHGTLNSVDTSAAEAMPGVVRIFTGKDFEGIGGLPCGWQVTDRHGEVMQEPPHPVLAQGKVRHVGDPIAAVVAESLEQARDAAEAIDVDITDLPAVINMKDALKDGAPKVHDDLTSNLCYDWGFVEENRDAVDEAIKNAHHVTTLELVNNRLVANPMEPRVAVGDYNGATDDYTLYTTSQNPHVIRLLMGAFVLGIPEHKLRVVAPDVGGGFGTKIFHYAEEAFCTFAAKQVGRPVKWTCSRSEAFISDAHGRDHVTKIELALDEEGNFLALRTDTYANMGAYLSTFAPSVPTWLHGTLMAGNYKTPLIYVNVKAVFTNTVPVDAYRGAGRPEATYQLERVVDKAAREMGIDPIELRRKNFITQFPYATPVAVEYDTGDYHATMDKLIEVADFAGFEARAAESKANGKLRGLGVNCYIEACGIAPSNLVGQLGARAGLYESATVRVNATGSISVMTGSHSHGQGHETAFPQVVADMIGIDASQIEIVHGDTSKTPMGMGTYGSRSLAVGGSAMVKATQKIINKAKKIAAHLMEASEGDIELKDGQFTVAGTDKSVAWGDVTLAAYVPHNYPLEEIEPGLEETAFYDPSNFTYPSGAYCCEVEVDPDTGKVEVLAFAAADDFGNVVNPMIVEGQVHGGIAQGVGQALLENCAYDSEGQLLSGSYMDYAMPRAGDLPNFKVDHSCQTPCTHNPLGVKGCGEAGAIGSPPALVNAVVDALQRAGKDVKHIDMPLSPSRVWAAMNG; translated from the coding sequence ATGCCCAAAGACGGTGGCATTGGCGCCAGCACCAAGCGGCGCGAAGACGTTCGGTTCTTGACCGGTAAAGGCAATTATACCGACGACATCAACATTCACGGACAGACATACGTATACTTCCTGCGCTCCGACGTGGCGCATGGCACACTCAACAGCGTGGATACGAGCGCCGCGGAAGCGATGCCGGGCGTGGTCCGCATCTTCACCGGCAAGGACTTCGAGGGCATCGGTGGTCTTCCCTGCGGCTGGCAGGTGACCGACCGGCATGGCGAAGTCATGCAGGAGCCGCCTCACCCGGTTCTGGCCCAGGGCAAGGTGCGCCACGTGGGCGACCCGATTGCCGCCGTTGTCGCCGAAAGCCTTGAGCAGGCGCGCGATGCCGCCGAGGCGATCGACGTCGACATCACGGACCTTCCCGCCGTCATCAACATGAAGGACGCGCTGAAGGACGGCGCACCAAAGGTGCACGACGATCTGACCTCGAACCTCTGCTACGACTGGGGTTTCGTGGAAGAGAACCGTGACGCCGTCGATGAGGCCATCAAGAACGCCCACCACGTCACCACGCTGGAGCTGGTCAACAACCGCCTGGTTGCAAACCCGATGGAGCCCCGCGTTGCGGTGGGCGACTACAACGGCGCGACCGACGATTACACGCTCTACACCACCTCGCAGAACCCGCATGTGATCCGGCTGCTGATGGGCGCCTTCGTTCTCGGCATTCCAGAGCACAAACTGCGGGTCGTGGCACCCGATGTGGGCGGCGGCTTCGGCACCAAGATCTTCCATTACGCCGAAGAAGCCTTCTGCACCTTCGCCGCCAAGCAGGTTGGCCGTCCGGTCAAATGGACCTGCTCGCGCTCCGAGGCCTTCATCTCCGACGCGCATGGCCGCGATCACGTGACCAAGATCGAGCTGGCGCTGGACGAAGAGGGCAACTTCCTCGCGCTGCGCACCGATACCTACGCGAACATGGGGGCCTACCTCTCCACCTTCGCACCCTCGGTGCCGACCTGGCTGCACGGCACGCTGATGGCGGGCAACTACAAGACGCCGCTGATCTACGTGAACGTCAAAGCCGTGTTCACCAACACGGTGCCGGTCGACGCTTACCGGGGCGCAGGCCGCCCCGAGGCGACCTATCAGCTCGAGCGCGTTGTGGACAAAGCCGCGCGCGAAATGGGGATCGACCCGATCGAGCTGCGCCGCAAGAACTTCATCACCCAGTTTCCCTACGCCACGCCCGTGGCGGTCGAGTACGACACCGGGGACTATCACGCCACGATGGACAAGCTCATCGAGGTTGCCGATTTTGCCGGGTTCGAGGCGCGCGCCGCCGAGAGCAAGGCCAACGGCAAGCTCCGCGGGCTGGGGGTGAACTGCTATATCGAGGCCTGCGGCATCGCGCCGTCCAACCTCGTGGGCCAGCTCGGCGCACGGGCGGGCCTCTACGAAAGCGCGACGGTGCGGGTCAACGCGACCGGCTCGATCTCTGTGATGACCGGTTCGCATAGCCACGGACAGGGCCATGAAACGGCCTTCCCGCAGGTTGTGGCCGACATGATCGGCATTGACGCGTCGCAAATCGAGATCGTCCACGGCGACACGTCCAAAACCCCGATGGGCATGGGCACCTATGGCTCGCGCTCGCTCGCAGTCGGCGGCTCGGCGATGGTGAAAGCCACGCAGAAGATCATCAACAAGGCCAAGAAAATCGCGGCCCATCTGATGGAAGCCTCCGAGGGCGATATCGAGCTGAAGGACGGGCAGTTCACCGTTGCGGGCACCGACAAGTCGGTCGCCTGGGGCGATGTCACGCTCGCGGCCTACGTGCCCCACAACTACCCGCTCGAAGAGATCGAGCCAGGGCTCGAGGAAACTGCCTTCTACGATCCGTCCAACTTCACCTACCCCTCTGGCGCTTATTGCTGCGAGGTCGAAGTGGACCCGGACACCGGCAAGGTCGAAGTTCTGGCCTTTGCTGCGGCAGATGACTTCGGCAATGTGGTCAACCCGATGATCGTTGAAGGACAGGTTCACGGCGGGATCGCGCAGGGCGTCGGCCAGGCGCTGCTGGAAAACTGCGCCTACGACTCCGAAGGCCAGCTGCTCAGCGGCTCGTATATGGATTATGCGATGCCACGGGCGGGCGATCTGCCGAACTTCAAGGTGGATCACTCCTGCCAGACGCCCTGCACCCACAACCCCCTCGGGGTGAAAGGCTGCGGCGAGGCCGGGGCCATCGGCTCACCGCCTGCCCTTGTCAACGCCGTGGTGGATGCGCTCCAGCGTGCCGGCAAGGATGTGAAACATATCGACATGCCGCTCTCGCCCTCCCGGGTGTGGGCCGCGATGAACGGCTGA
- a CDS encoding (2Fe-2S)-binding protein, translating to MATVTMTVNGKSRTGEAEGRTLLVSFLREELKLTGTHVGCDTSQCGACVVHVNGEAVKACTMFAQEADGAEVSTIEGQANADGSLNTIQQAFQDHHGLQCGFCTPGMVMSAAALLKDNPKPTEAEVRAYLQGNICRCTGYHNIVKAIMAASGQDVSAIAAE from the coding sequence ATGGCAACGGTAACGATGACGGTCAACGGGAAGTCCCGGACCGGCGAAGCGGAGGGGCGCACCCTCCTCGTTTCGTTTCTGCGCGAAGAACTGAAGCTCACCGGAACCCACGTTGGCTGCGACACCAGCCAGTGCGGCGCTTGCGTGGTGCATGTGAATGGCGAGGCCGTGAAGGCCTGCACGATGTTCGCCCAAGAGGCCGATGGCGCCGAAGTGAGCACCATCGAGGGCCAGGCCAACGCCGACGGTTCGTTGAACACGATCCAGCAGGCCTTTCAGGACCATCACGGGCTTCAGTGCGGTTTCTGCACGCCGGGCATGGTCATGAGCGCGGCCGCGCTGCTGAAGGACAATCCCAAGCCCACCGAGGCAGAAGTACGGGCCTACCTTCAGGGCAACATCTGCCGCTGCACGGGCTACCACAACATCGTCAAGGCGATCATGGCAGCCAGCGGTCAGGACGTGAGCGCGATTGCCGCCGAATGA
- a CDS encoding response regulator transcription factor produces the protein MDRIDRDIPKGALSGWALVVDDHPLFCDALELTLTSVAAFKEVRTCDRLETAIEMLTGKLPDLVVLDLNLPDVSGLDGLIRLKATARGVPVIVVSSMAENQVISATLKAGAAGFVPKHSPRSTFREALATVARGETYRPEGYVATDATGDESDAVERLSTLTAQQSRILQLICQGKLNKQIAFDLAIAETTVKAHVTAIMRKLGVQSRTQAVLVAGEARFSSVLPSAPVSS, from the coding sequence ATGGACAGGATCGACCGAGACATACCCAAGGGTGCGCTCAGCGGCTGGGCACTGGTGGTGGATGACCACCCGCTGTTTTGCGACGCGCTTGAGCTGACACTCACCAGCGTTGCCGCCTTCAAGGAGGTGCGCACCTGCGATCGGCTGGAAACGGCCATCGAGATGCTGACCGGAAAGCTGCCCGATCTCGTGGTCCTCGACCTCAACCTGCCTGATGTCTCCGGGCTCGACGGGTTGATCCGCCTGAAGGCCACGGCACGTGGCGTGCCGGTGATCGTCGTCTCCTCGATGGCCGAAAATCAGGTGATTTCTGCCACGCTGAAGGCGGGTGCAGCCGGTTTCGTGCCAAAGCACAGCCCGCGCAGCACATTCCGTGAGGCCCTTGCCACCGTTGCACGGGGCGAGACCTACCGGCCCGAAGGCTATGTCGCTACGGATGCAACCGGCGACGAGAGCGATGCCGTGGAGCGGCTCTCGACCCTGACCGCGCAGCAATCGCGCATCCTGCAACTCATCTGTCAGGGCAAGCTGAACAAGCAGATTGCCTTCGATCTCGCCATCGCCGAAACCACGGTGAAGGCCCATGTGACCGCGATCATGCGCAAGCTCGGTGTGCAGAGCCGGACGCAAGCTGTGCTCGTCGCCGGGGAGGCGAGGTTTTCGTCCGTGTTGCCAAGCGCCCCGGTGTCCTCCTAA
- a CDS encoding FIST N-terminal domain-containing protein: protein MAVLAEELGPGPFALVCLFASPECRFAELIAGAENFFGEAHVMACTTAGEIGRAGYAEGRVVAVAFPSAAFSATALMMDHLAERDAQSFGARLVRERLALAERAPDRTSVFAFLLVDGLSLKEDILAAALSPALGGVPLFGGSAGDGVDFARTRVALDGVVAQDAAVLALVRTTLPTRVFSLDHLLPTDERMVVTEADPKARIVKSINAEPAAREYARIVGKDPDQLDTFTFAAHPVVVRIGAEHHVRAIQRVTEEGDLQFFSAIDEGMVLTVAEKQDIVAHLDAELGALAEPVAPLGILGCDCLLRRIEAEQAQTVRALSDTLARHRVVGFSTYGEQFGPLHVNQTITGVAFYPPVEAG, encoded by the coding sequence ATGGCGGTGCTCGCCGAAGAGCTTGGCCCCGGCCCCTTTGCCCTCGTCTGCCTCTTCGCCAGCCCCGAGTGCCGCTTCGCCGAACTTATCGCCGGGGCCGAAAACTTCTTTGGCGAGGCGCATGTGATGGCCTGCACCACGGCCGGCGAGATCGGGCGCGCGGGCTATGCCGAAGGGCGGGTGGTGGCGGTGGCCTTCCCCTCCGCGGCCTTCTCCGCCACGGCCCTGATGATGGATCATCTGGCGGAGCGCGATGCGCAGTCCTTCGGTGCCCGGCTGGTGCGTGAGCGTCTGGCCCTCGCCGAACGCGCCCCGGACCGGACCAGCGTCTTTGCCTTTCTCCTCGTCGACGGTCTCTCCCTGAAGGAAGACATACTCGCCGCCGCCCTGTCACCGGCGCTGGGCGGGGTGCCGCTGTTTGGCGGGTCGGCAGGCGACGGTGTGGACTTTGCCCGAACCCGCGTGGCCCTAGATGGCGTGGTCGCGCAGGACGCTGCCGTTCTCGCGCTCGTGCGCACAACGCTGCCCACGCGCGTCTTTTCGCTCGACCACCTCCTGCCCACGGATGAACGCATGGTCGTCACCGAGGCCGACCCCAAGGCGCGTATCGTGAAGTCGATCAACGCCGAGCCCGCAGCGCGTGAATATGCAAGGATCGTCGGCAAGGATCCCGATCAGCTCGATACCTTTACCTTTGCCGCCCATCCCGTGGTGGTGCGGATCGGGGCCGAGCACCACGTGCGCGCCATTCAACGCGTCACCGAGGAGGGCGACCTGCAATTCTTTTCGGCGATCGACGAGGGCATGGTGCTGACCGTGGCGGAAAAACAGGACATCGTGGCGCACCTCGACGCAGAACTGGGCGCGCTTGCCGAGCCGGTCGCGCCGCTGGGGATTCTGGGGTGCGATTGCCTGCTCCGCCGCATCGAGGCCGAACAGGCACAAACGGTTCGGGCGCTCTCCGATACCCTGGCGCGGCACCGGGTGGTGGGGTTCTCGACCTATGGCGAGCAGTTCGGCCCGCTCCATGTGAACCAGACCATCACAGGCGTCGCCTTCTACCCACCCGTCGAGGCCGGCTAG
- a CDS encoding CoxG family protein gives MELSDSRIIKADPQTVWNGLLDADVLKACVPGCTEMTGSPEEGFEATVVQKVGPVKATFKGAVTLTDMNEPNSVTISGEGKGGAAGFAKGGADVTLTEVPEGTELSYKVEAKVGGKLAQLGSRIIDGFAKKMADQFFENFQLAIEGPPEGEEDPAADEASEKKGWLKRLTGS, from the coding sequence ATGGAACTCAGCGACAGTCGCATCATCAAGGCGGATCCGCAGACCGTATGGAACGGACTGCTCGATGCTGACGTGCTGAAAGCCTGCGTCCCCGGCTGCACTGAAATGACCGGATCGCCCGAAGAGGGCTTCGAGGCGACGGTCGTGCAAAAGGTCGGACCGGTGAAGGCAACGTTCAAGGGGGCCGTCACCCTTACCGACATGAACGAGCCCAACAGCGTTACCATCTCGGGCGAAGGCAAGGGCGGCGCGGCGGGCTTTGCCAAGGGCGGCGCCGATGTGACCCTGACCGAAGTGCCCGAGGGCACCGAACTTTCCTACAAGGTCGAAGCCAAGGTTGGCGGCAAGCTCGCGCAGCTCGGCTCCCGCATCATCGACGGCTTTGCCAAGAAGATGGCCGACCAGTTCTTTGAAAACTTCCAACTCGCCATCGAGGGCCCGCCCGAAGGCGAAGAAGACCCCGCGGCCGATGAGGCCAGCGAGAAAAAGGGGTGGCTCAAGCGCCTGACCGGCAGCTGA
- a CDS encoding xanthine dehydrogenase family protein subunit M, with the protein MYSFDFEKPSTIDEAIAALSSEGAQALGGGQTLIPTLKQRLNAPEKLVSLTGIAEMKGVTAEGDTLKIGGGTTHGAVAREAKSSFPGLAKLASLIGDPAVRNRGTIGGSLANNDPAACYPSAALATGATIRTNSRSIAAGDFFDGLFTTALEEGEIIVGVDFPIPQASNYQKFEQPASRFPLVGVFVAKYGDRVGVAVTGAGEDGVFAWSEAEEALAGNFSADAISGLSYPADGLISDLHGTAEYRAHLIGVLTKRAVSAAS; encoded by the coding sequence ATGTATAGCTTTGACTTCGAAAAACCCTCCACCATCGACGAGGCCATCGCGGCCCTGTCAAGCGAAGGTGCCCAGGCGCTCGGGGGCGGGCAAACCCTGATCCCGACGCTCAAGCAACGCCTCAACGCGCCGGAGAAACTGGTTTCGCTCACCGGCATTGCCGAGATGAAAGGCGTGACCGCCGAGGGCGACACGCTGAAGATCGGCGGCGGCACCACTCACGGCGCCGTTGCGAGGGAGGCCAAGAGCAGCTTCCCCGGCCTCGCCAAGCTGGCATCGCTCATCGGCGACCCGGCAGTGCGCAATCGTGGCACCATCGGCGGCAGCCTTGCCAACAACGACCCGGCAGCCTGCTACCCCTCGGCCGCGCTGGCCACCGGTGCAACGATCCGCACCAACAGCCGGTCGATCGCGGCGGGTGACTTCTTTGATGGCCTCTTCACCACGGCCCTCGAAGAAGGCGAGATCATCGTGGGTGTCGACTTTCCGATCCCGCAGGCCTCGAACTACCAGAAGTTCGAACAGCCGGCCTCGCGGTTTCCGCTGGTTGGCGTGTTCGTCGCCAAGTACGGCGACCGCGTCGGCGTTGCCGTCACCGGGGCAGGTGAAGACGGTGTGTTTGCCTGGTCCGAGGCCGAAGAGGCGCTGGCGGGAAACTTCTCGGCCGATGCGATCTCGGGCCTCTCCTACCCGGCAGATGGCCTGATCAGCGACCTGCACGGCACGGCCGAGTACCGGGCGCACCTGATCGGTGTGCTTACCAAGCGGGCCGTCTCTGCCGCAAGCTGA
- a CDS encoding PAS-domain containing protein has translation MSLVNPTDSLERQNEKLQQIAQSLMRRVEQKSEESGLAYAQFERAALLEAQVRERTAQLERALDLLQDSNASLARANSSAEAARSNLADAIETVAEGFALFDASEKLVLANSRFCKALADIKPRLIEGLGFADYVRLVSESRDLSLPEGEVPADWAAQRMRRHGDAHSVFNVSLRRDRWLQVSEHRTASGGTVILQTDVTAILRAERRERERLQHGHAQMLQATLDHLTQGVAIFDAQARLAGWNDRLGELFDIALPEETLGAAFADLSHRIAARASFSDGLTEETFIDWATQRGGRFPLTFELKTEAHRILQGFAQEMPDRGFVVSFTDVTPERQAALALHEINEHLERRVEERTFELEEALEEAERANRSKSRFVAAASHDLMQPLSAAKLFLSSLSETVGAGPQGELTEKTSQALGNVEDIITALLDISKLDLGKVSFDVQSVPLRAIFEPLRHQLEPIARAKGLKLRIVDTSLTVRSDPAFLRRIVQNLLSNALNYTDSGTVVLGVRRNGGSARIEVWDSGRGIAAEDQAQIFQEFKRLEQRGDGLGLGLAIVERACKGLGHPLSLWSEPGLGSCFSLNVPMTERSATPRTERPAAEPDLRDRAPLVLLVENDTALARALGQMIEGWGAHVLHVHEAAEALDLLAEVQLTPDALLLDEQLGRGMTGTELYSLLTGRFGPIPACLLTADRSRRVRETCAALGLELLGKPIDRDRIGTFLAAL, from the coding sequence ATGAGCCTCGTGAACCCGACAGACAGCCTCGAGCGGCAAAACGAGAAGCTGCAGCAGATCGCGCAATCGCTCATGCGCCGGGTCGAGCAGAAAAGCGAAGAAAGCGGGCTGGCTTACGCCCAGTTCGAGCGTGCCGCGCTGTTGGAGGCTCAGGTGCGCGAGCGCACGGCCCAGCTGGAGCGGGCGCTCGACCTGCTTCAGGATTCCAACGCCAGCCTCGCGCGTGCCAACAGCTCCGCCGAGGCCGCCCGCTCCAACCTGGCCGACGCCATCGAAACAGTCGCAGAGGGGTTTGCGCTGTTCGACGCCTCCGAAAAGCTGGTTCTGGCCAACAGCCGCTTCTGCAAGGCGCTGGCCGATATCAAACCACGGCTCATCGAGGGGCTGGGGTTTGCCGACTATGTGCGCCTTGTTTCCGAAAGCCGCGACCTGTCGCTGCCGGAGGGCGAGGTCCCCGCCGACTGGGCCGCGCAACGGATGCGGCGGCATGGCGACGCGCATTCCGTGTTCAACGTCTCCTTGCGGCGCGACCGTTGGCTTCAGGTCTCCGAGCATCGCACCGCCTCGGGCGGCACCGTGATCCTGCAAACCGATGTCACCGCGATCCTGCGGGCGGAGCGGCGCGAGCGCGAGCGGCTCCAGCACGGCCACGCACAGATGCTTCAGGCAACGCTCGATCACCTGACGCAAGGCGTGGCGATCTTTGATGCGCAAGCCCGCCTCGCCGGGTGGAACGACCGGCTTGGCGAGCTGTTCGATATCGCCCTGCCCGAAGAAACCCTCGGCGCCGCCTTCGCAGACCTGAGCCACCGCATTGCCGCCCGCGCCAGCTTCAGCGACGGGCTGACCGAAGAGACGTTCATTGATTGGGCCACGCAGCGTGGCGGGCGGTTTCCGCTGACCTTCGAGTTGAAGACAGAGGCACACCGCATCCTGCAGGGCTTTGCGCAGGAAATGCCCGACCGTGGCTTCGTGGTGTCGTTCACCGACGTGACCCCGGAGCGGCAAGCGGCACTGGCGCTTCACGAGATCAACGAGCACCTCGAGCGGCGGGTCGAAGAGCGCACTTTCGAGCTGGAGGAGGCGCTGGAGGAGGCCGAACGCGCGAACAGGTCCAAGTCGCGCTTCGTCGCCGCAGCGAGCCATGACCTGATGCAGCCGCTCTCCGCCGCCAAACTCTTTCTGTCGTCGCTTTCCGAGACCGTCGGCGCTGGGCCTCAGGGCGAGCTGACCGAAAAGACCTCGCAGGCGCTGGGCAATGTCGAAGACATCATCACCGCCCTCCTCGACATTTCAAAGCTGGATCTGGGCAAGGTCAGCTTCGATGTGCAGTCGGTTCCGCTCAGGGCCATCTTCGAGCCCCTGCGGCACCAGCTCGAACCGATCGCCCGCGCCAAGGGGCTGAAACTTCGGATCGTCGATACCTCGCTGACCGTGCGCAGTGACCCGGCCTTTCTGCGTCGCATCGTGCAGAACCTGCTGTCGAACGCCCTCAACTACACCGACAGCGGAACGGTGGTGCTTGGCGTAAGGCGCAACGGCGGGTCGGCCCGCATCGAGGTGTGGGACAGCGGGCGCGGCATTGCCGCAGAGGATCAGGCGCAGATCTTTCAGGAATTCAAACGGCTCGAGCAACGCGGCGACGGGTTGGGGCTGGGCCTTGCCATCGTCGAGCGGGCCTGCAAGGGGCTGGGCCACCCGCTTTCGCTCTGGTCAGAGCCGGGGCTGGGCAGTTGCTTTTCGCTCAATGTGCCGATGACCGAGCGATCAGCCACCCCCCGCACCGAGCGTCCCGCCGCCGAGCCGGACCTGCGTGATCGTGCGCCGCTCGTTCTCCTCGTGGAGAACGATACGGCGCTGGCCCGGGCGCTGGGCCAGATGATCGAAGGGTGGGGGGCACATGTGCTCCATGTTCATGAGGCCGCCGAGGCGCTCGACCTTCTGGCCGAGGTCCAGTTGACCCCGGACGCGCTGCTGCTCGACGAACAGCTCGGGCGTGGCATGACCGGAACCGAGCTCTACAGCCTGCTCACTGGCCGCTTCGGGCCGATCCCGGCCTGCCTGCTCACCGCCGACCGCTCCCGCCGTGTGCGGGAAACCTGCGCCGCGTTGGGCCTCGAACTGCTTGGCAAGCCAATTGACAGGGACCGGATCGGCACGTTTCTTGCCGCGTTGTAA